TACTAATTTTTATCTAATACATTTACAAAATTCAATACTAATTACGAAAGTACATTTGAGACAAAATGATTGTCTTCCCATATGATATTTATACATCTAATATAAGAATTTGAAATACAttaatatgtacatatatactacTAAACACACTAACTTCTACAGGAATTCCATAAGCTTCCAAAGAAAGTTTTGTCAAACGGCAAGGTGAGTTTAGTCAACTAGAAGTGCAATGTTGCTGTCTTGTAGCATTAGCGTATTAGACCCACAAGAGCATATGGGAACCAAAAGATGCTTGTGTACGTACAAACGATTCCTCTCAAAATCGATACAAGTCATCAGCTTTCTATCTGGTTTTCAACAACATGTTTATAAATAATTTATCAATTGTTGGTCATAACGGGCTTTCTAAAAATGACTAGTTTGCTGCTTAATTACCTGACTTATCTCTAGCCACACGTGGGAACGATAATAATAGATTTAGTCCTTGAACACACTGACAGGTTTCCTACCTACCATGGCGACATTTCTTATATAgcttgtcttttctttttcatccaTGGAAAAATCCATCAACCAAGATCGCAATTATATAATCACGGATTGCTCCATTGACCAATCGAACACAatccacttgcgtgatttacaTTGGAgagaaaataaagtagaaaaaaatatgtggggtctttggacatatatatttttgatcCAACTATATGGCTATTGACAGGTATTTGTGAGAGAGATCAGACGAAAGTTCAGATCTTCAAATTGCTTGGCACGTGAGCCATAACTAGCAGAAACACAAGATTCCATATAAACTACTTGTTTGGTTCACAATCTCTCGCTGTACCTTGAAAGATATATTGCACATTGACTCATGCATCATCAACcggtcatatatattttttcgaaATTGCTAAACAACATCCAACAGAAAAATAGAGATACAATATTGCAAATTTCTAACCTCAAATCCGCTTCATGATTTGTACTCAAATGGACTTTTCCTCCAACTCCAACGACCTTGATAAACACTGACGACCAACGATGATGAACTCGACTAGTGAGAGTCAGGCTTAGTGTGATATTTGTGGGAGGCGATGGCCCGGGGTTGGACGGCGGCAAGGCGCCGGAGTCAGAGCCGAAGCCatttgggatggaggagggtggtggagggggggggggggcaaagcAAGGTTGTGATTAAGAGGTTGTAGCCGGGACGGATTAGGTGGTGGGGAGTTGTTAGAGACAGAGAAGACGGTGAGGATGAGGGCACCACACCACTGCCGCATTCATGAGGAAGATAGagggcgcgcgggggagggggggggggctcgCAGGCATCGTTGGGGCCTTCTGGCCAGCCGGCGAGCTCAAGCGGTGTCGTCAAAGAGACATCAGGAAGTCGAGCTCTTGCGCGTCGTGCGGCAGCTaagagggggaaaaaaggaGAAGGGACAAGGTTTGGGGGATTTGCAAAAATCTTAAAGTGATCCAACGGTCTAAAATTTACAATGTATTTGAAGGTTTTCTATCAAATGTAGAGTAGACAGTCCCTTATTGTCCTACTCCCAAACTTCTTTCTATACTTTGTTTTATCACCCTGATTCCTCTTTTTGTAAACTCATATCTTTGAAGATCAATAGGTCTGTGatgcatatatgtgtgtgtggtgATGGTTTTGTGTAGATTGCTTGGAAAGAGTGAAAGAGAAGAATATTCAAAAACAaggatactccctccatccttaaaaaaccaacctagtaccggatatgacacatcctagtactacgaatctagacatacatttgtccagattcgttgtactagaatatgttgCATTCAGTCCTAGATTTGTttttcgggacggagggagcatgtGTGAGGCTAAGAGACTATCCAAGATCACGGAGGAAATCAATTTATGGAAAATCTGTGGAGCCAAAAGTCTAGCGAGGATAATAATGCATTAGTCCAACATCAGCCGCTTGGCTTGTACTTTGTTGCTAAGCTCCATTTCGGAAGTCATGGACATACTGTAGTTGGTACCAGAAATTGTTGGCTTAGTTTCAAAacaatattttaattaaatataaaaatttagaCAAAACAAACTATGGGAAatatagtgtatatatatgatcttgatgcgaaaaaaaaacattttcagaATGTTAATTAAGTAGTAAAGTATGATATTCTAAGACATTGACCGTATGATCTAAGTGggcaaaaaccaacttaaacaAATTAATCGACTGGAAATAACCAATTTTGGTTAATTTGATGTGTAGTCATATTTTTACTTTCATAAACAAAATAACCGAATAGACTACATTATTACATAAAAAATACAAtacttttattttaaattttagtgttctctgttcacaaatataaaggattttaaatTCAAAATCTGTTTACAAATATAAGACATTTCTTAGTACTACTTTTTCAATTCATCCAACTATGCTGCATTTATTGCTCACTGGTATGTGATTTTTCTCAATCAAGTCCTAGGGGCAACAAAGCAATTTTGCCTTAACGTTAAACTCTTCTAAACAACCTGGAGTCccttatatatatttgtggacGATAGGGGTATATATTTGTAATGATAAATTAAAAAtagcaaattaactaaaatattGTTTGAGAAATCGTGTAAAGTATAGCTCATTGTATTAATAACCATAATTAATTCCACATGGaagatcatgcatgcatgaataaCGGTTTAAAGATTAGTCGTCTATGTAATCTTTTCATGTCATACCGGCCAGATGATACACAGACAACTTGTACAGCGTATTGTATgcttagttaattaattatttacatTAAATTTGTACAttcaattatttaattttaagtATATAGATAGTATATGACGCTATATATGGTATGAAGCTGCATATTATAACATTTGTTAATCAACAGACAAAATATTGATCTCTTCTGTTAATCTTGCCTTCACATTATCACAAATTAATCCTAATTGACACCCAGTGCTGACGTCACGCCATTGTTCATGCTGAAATGATCTTACTAGCCTCTAGCTAGATTGTATGCACAGTAAGTAGAAAACATCATAGGAGTGTAAGTAGAAGAAAGCCCAAAATTGATATTCTCCTAATTAACAATACTTAAAGTTGCACCAAAAGGCATAAAACTATGTTACGTGTCTCAATTGAATGTCGAAAAACATTTTCTCACAAATGGACCCCATCAAATCTTGATGAAGTTGACTCCTTCTTGCGACTGTTTATACTGGTCCCTTTCGTCTTTGTCTCCAACAACCATGCAAGAAAATAGTTTCACATAGCATATACGGGCAAGGAGAATTCTACACATGCTAATTCTGATCTTTCTTCTTTACCAATAACCATGCATACACTTATTGTCTTTgaaagtactacctccatcccaaacacAAGAACATAGAATCGAATCGaatgtaatattttttagtaCAATGTATCTGAATAAGAAATCTATCTAGATACGTTGTATTGGAAAACATCGCATTCAGTCTTCTATAGAAAATATATTGTTCTCTTCTGCAAAGATCCTGTAGTAAAAAAATTTGAGACTTGTTGGCCTGGTGGGTTTCTTGATTGACAGGGTGAACGGATCGACTTGGTAGTTGGTTGGTACGTCAAATTTACTTTCTACTTTTCTCGAAGGCACAACTCGATCAGTACACTGCATGCTTTGCACTTTGTGTGTTAGTTTAGTAAATTATTGATGAAATAAGAAAGAACAAGTAGATGCGCTATACCACCTAAGAATGTCAATTAATTCAATTCAATGGTCTATGGATACTCCGTATCATTGATTaattcattattatttatgcATATCAACCACTGTAAATAATATAGCGTGATCTAGCTAGACTGGCGGTGAATATATCCAcctatgaaaattttcattgaGGCTTGATCGATTCTATCTGTTATTAAAAAAGAAGAGTTGATCCAATTATGCAGATCGAGTACTTTCGATCCTGTCGCGGATTATTTGCTTGATGAttcttaaaaatatgttttctaataatataaaattaatcttCTAACGCATTGATTATACTACTTTGTATATAAGCTCTttgtttaatttattatataaaatatttaatttaccaCTATAATTAAACAGATCATCCATCAGCTTTCATCTCCACGAATTATCAAAAAGAGCAATACCTAGTTGCAAACCTAGCTCTCTACCATATATGGCCCTTATTTATctgggaaaatatgtagtgcaaaccacatatgtagtggaaacttagaaactaccgttggatcgagaaatggacgttcaagattcgtccacgtcaccatgcgttaaaatttaactcccaaTAAAATTTTAATTCATGAGTGAATCcgcgagttaaattttaactcatggtgacgtggacgaatcttgGACGttcatttctcgatccaacggtagtttccaagtttccactacatatgtggtttgcactatatattttcCGTATTTATCTGTCTAAGCAATATCGATCGTCGTTGTTCTATCCCACGGCCAAGATCGATCGAATGTGTTCATCAGCTTCTATCCTaaataattactccctctgtactaTAATATAAGAAGCTTTAAAGTTGAAcacagttattaagaaagtagatagaagtgaatggtggaatgttgtgattggatgagcaGTGAAGGTAAGTGGAAAAGGTGAATGGTGGAGGATTATGATTAGTTGGGAAAAGAATGTTGATAGAGAAATTATATTTtacgacggagggagtaagaattTAAGAAAGATATACTGATCAATATAATCACCATTAAGAAGCCGGCAGTCACATTAAACCATGTAGtgatattattaattaatcttCTGCAAGATGACTCAGTAAACTTTGGCGGCACGTCTCTCCCGGGACGTGGCTGAACGGGCCTGGGAGCATGTCTTGTCATGTCTAAATTTCAACCGTAACAACAACATACTGTAGTTAATAAAGCCAACAGAcatgaataaattaaattaaaactcTACTCAACAACTTTTACCAAACACGCACCGTACTACCAGGCACTGTTAATCTACGTCATTGCATATATTAATTTTTGCCATTCAATTGGCCGTACCACGGGCAAATAATCTATATAAATGACGAGATATGCATTTATTTCAAATGAAAagaattgtcaaaaaaaaattaggatatacacacacatgcatCCAATGCTGATATATTTCGATATGGACATGGTTGCTAGAGAGAAGAGAAGTCAAAGCAAGTGACTTGGACCAAGCAACCATGAAACTTCATGACTCCATCCTCTTGCAGCTTTCACAAACCAACAGACAGCTTAGTTTAGCTCACTATACACATCCATCAGAGCCATATAAATATACATGGCTCCATGGCCATCTCCTCTCAACAACTTCATCGATCTCCCCTATATCTTTACAGGGATATTAATTCCAAGAACAACACAAGAACAATTTTCGTTCTCTAGCTCCTAGATTGTTTGAGAAGAGGAGGCGATCGATCGAATCGACGATTCGATCGAACGGCCGGCGAACACTGATCATCAAAGATAAAATTAATGGTGCCATCTGCAGAGATGAAGAGGGGTTGTGAAGATGAACTTGGAGCTGGTGATGTGATTCTACGAGGGGTGGAGGAGGTAGAagaggaagatgatgatgacctGGTTCTCCCCGGATTCCGGTTCCATCCTACCGACGAGGAGCTAGTGACGTTCTACCTTCGCCGGAAGATCGCCGAGAAGCGGCTGAGCATCGAGATCATCAAGGAGATGGACATCTACAAGCATGATCCCTCCGACTTCCTCAGTAAGTTCATTCAACTAATTAAAAGTTCATGATCACCAAATActtattaaagaaaaaaaatcacagcatgcatgcatatatatatgcttatagTTCATGGTGATCTACAAGCTCATGCGCTTGGAGCATGATGTTCCTATCAGCTAAGATTGGGTAGTTTCATTTGCATGCAATAGAATAACATGACAGATTTAGTGACCAGGCCTTGAGTAAATTCAAGAATTAACACATATAATTAACAACATGAATAATATCTATATttacgtgatttttttttgtttcaaacTATAAGCTAGATCGATCATTCGATCATGAAAAGCTAAATCTTGTGGGgattaatcaaattaattaattaaccatgtTGATGCATGCAGAGACGAGCACGGTGGGCAGCGAGAAGGAATGGTACTTCTTCTGCCTTCGAGGGAGGAAGTACAGGAACAGCATCCGACCCAACCGGGTCACCGGCTCCGGCTTCTGGAAGGCCACCGGAATCGACCGCCCAATCTGctctgccgccggcggcggcggcggcgactgcatCGGCCTCAAGAAGTCGCTCGTCTACTACCGCGGCAGCGCCGGCAAGGGCACCAAGACCGACTGGATGATGCACGAGttccgcctccctccgccgcccgccgacgacctcgccgccggccgctcctcccctcctccgagCCTCCAAGAAGCGGTAAGTTAATTACCAATATTTTAAATAGCGTGCTAAGACATTACTAGCGGTTACTCTctttgttccataatataagggattttgagtagatgtgacacatcctaatacaataaatctggacagatactagaatgtgtcgCATCAAcataaaatcccttatattattggacggagggagtagcttctTAGATAGATATAGCGGCGGGTTAAGTAGAACTATAGCGACTAAATTATATATGAGAGTAAATAATTAGTTAAAACCCTTCTCAAATAGCTATAGCGGGATATTTAAAACCTGTTAATTACATgcatcttcttcatctccggcgacgtcgccgtcgaTCGGCCATTGCATGCACTTTCCCGCGAACCCGGCTTGGTTCCATTCACACGTGCGTGGAAACAGTGGCGTGACGCACTGACACGTGTCCTCGAACGTGCCGAAATGTTAGCACGACGACGAACTGAACTTTTGTTGTGTGCGTGAAAAAAATGCAGGAAGTTTGGACCATCTGCCGAATCTTCCAGAGGAACATCACCCACAAgaagcagccgcagccgcagctcgccgtcgccgccgccgcggtgccggcgccggtgccggacGCGACGAGCTCGATCACCGGCAGCCTCGAGTCCgacagcgccggcgacgacgtcgtcgaGTACATGAAcaccctccagccgccgccggcgagcaacGTGAACGGTGGCTACAGCAACCAGCGCTACTTCCAGGAGCAATGGAACAGTAGCAGCAATGATAATACCACAGTGTTTCATcagcatgcggcggcggcgccaccgccggagccttcgccggcgacggcgatggccggaTTCGGCCATGATCAGAGCGTTCtcagctcgccggcgccgagcgATTTCTACTACAAGGATGGATGCAACGATGACATTTACAGGATGGTGATGGAGC
The window above is part of the Oryza sativa Japonica Group chromosome 7, ASM3414082v1 genome. Proteins encoded here:
- the LOC107277389 gene encoding transcription factor JUNGBRUNNEN 1 — protein: MVPSAEMKRGCEDELGAGDVILRGVEEVEEEDDDDLVLPGFRFHPTDEELVTFYLRRKIAEKRLSIEIIKEMDIYKHDPSDFLKTSTVGSEKEWYFFCLRGRKYRNSIRPNRVTGSGFWKATGIDRPICSAAGGGGGDCIGLKKSLVYYRGSAGKGTKTDWMMHEFRLPPPPADDLAAGRSSPPPSLQEAEVWTICRIFQRNITHKKQPQPQLAVAAAAVPAPVPDATSSITGSLESDSAGDDVVEYMNTLQPPPASNVNGGYSNQRYFQEQWNSSSNDNTTVFHQHAAAAPPPEPSPATAMAGFGHDQSVLSSPAPSDFYYKDGCNDDIYRMVMELADPSLFYDHIYA